GAGTACGGGACCGATTCCGATGCCGAGCGGCTGAACCATGCAGAGATGCGCCATCGGGAGCTCGACGCGCGTCTCGCCGAGCTCGGGCGACACGCGTACCTGACGCCCTCCGAGCAGCTCGAGATGGCCGAGCTGAAGAAACAAAAGCTCAAAGCGAAGGACGAGATTCACGCCCTCCGCCGGGGAGCGTCCTGACCCGAGGACGACCGGCCGCGGGGCGATCGCCCTTCGAACGAACGAGAGCGCCGATCGGCGAGGCCGATGCGGCGCTCTCGGCGTTTTACGAGCCCTACTTCGGCGACGCGGCAGGCGCGGGCGCGGCAGGCGCGGGCGCCGCAGGCCCGGGAGCCGCGGGAGCCGCAGGCCCGGGAGCCGCGGGCGCCGCAGGCCCGGGCGTCGCGGGAGCCGCGGGCGTCGGAGCGGCGGGCGGGGTCGCGCTGGGATCGTCCTTCTTCTCGACGCCCTCTTCGCCCTTCTTCTCGTCCTTCTTGTCGGAAGGCGCCGCGTCCTCGACGCTCTCGATGCCGCCGTACACGTCCTTGTTGAGATCAGTCAGCGCGTCTTCGAGCCGCTTCTTCTCGTCGCCCGTGAGCCCGCCGGGCGTGTTCTTCTCGATGGCGGCGGCGACGGCGAGCCAGTGGCGCGCGTTGTCACGGAAGTTGCGGCGCGGATCGGCCACGCCGCCCGGCACGCTGGCCGCGAGCGCGAGCCCCGCGAGCCGGTAGTCGGTCATGCCGCGGAGGTAGGCGTACTTCGCTTGCTCGGCGTCCGAGAGCGAGTCGATGTCGGGCTCGAGCACGCGGAAGA
The nucleotide sequence above comes from Polyangium spumosum. Encoded proteins:
- a CDS encoding YdcH family protein, with product MMKREYGTDSDAERLNHAEMRHRELDARLAELGRHAYLTPSEQLEMAELKKQKLKAKDEIHALRRGAS